Below is a window of Perca flavescens isolate YP-PL-M2 chromosome 12, PFLA_1.0, whole genome shotgun sequence DNA.
CAGCTTTCATGAGCCCATGCGTTTAAATGATTCggggtgtctttttttttattctatttttttaagGTATATTCGTGGAGTATTTTCTTCTAAAGCCAATTGTTGACAGTAGGGGAATCAAACATCAAACGTCCTGACGCAGCGTTTTTATTTATCACCTCGCATCTACAATGGGCCTCGAAATCGCCAACACATAAACTACTGTCCCTCACCCAGGCGTGACACCCGTTAGTAGGCTACCGTGGAAAACGTCACCGAGGAGCCATTTCTTACCTCAGCAATTCAGACTCGACGACCGCGGAGTGGTGAATCCTCTGCCCATTCAAAACAGCGCCCGGATCCTCCGGTGCCTCCTTCTTGAATCTCCTcggcagtgtgtgtatgtttcgtTTTTCTCTGTGACTTTGGTCAGCCTACAGCATCCTTTTCCTTGGCGCATCCATACATGGAGAATCCGCTGGGGAAGGAGTCAGCCTCAGcctcagcagcagcaccgcaGGGTGTTGAACGCAGCGGTGAGAAACAGGATGAGGGAGGAGCGAGGGCCGGGTGGATAAACAGGAGGCTGGCCCGCCGTCAGTCTGTCCGTCAGTCAGTCTGAAACTAGGGAAAATGGCGGCGCTGCTGTGCCAGGGATGCTGGGAGGTGGTGAtgacatcagcagcagcatcatcatcagcatcatcagCAGCAACGAGGCACGGCCATGCAGCACAGGCACACAGCAGAGGGGGAATAGAGGCACGGGGATGGACCATGATAAACCTATTACAGAGACAAATATGGCTGGAAATAGGAGGCGAAAGGTTTTTAACTGGAAGTTAAAACATGGAAGTGTAAATGTCAAAACAAGTGAGCTCTGTAAGTCTGAGATGCATCGTCTATCTTTTTAAAACAGcaaaaaagtccaaatctaGGTCCATTTTCTCACTTGTTCTGGAGATTTAAGCTTTCCATTACTCAGTTACTCTGGTTTCAGACTAACTGTCCCAACAGGGATCCAAAAGTATAATAATATGAAAGTATAATATCAGCTAAGGCAGGTCCTGCATTAGGcctattcatatttttttgtgtcaaaatctagttttattatttttgttgtgaTTTTGCTCACATAATGCATAATCCttaataaaataacaacaagGGGATAAGTGGACCTTCAGCTATTTTTAGTAGTAAAAGTAGTAAAGTAGTTTCAGCCGAGCCCCCCACATTCTGCTTTTGTTaagttgaaggagctgatgggagTAGGCCTACACTGAGTTCAATCCAACAATGTGATTGTTTACTTGAGAAAACTGACTGGTTAAGTTTCATCAAAATCTAGCATCTTAATCCATACAGAGTGCCCATTTCTAAAGCATAGTGAAAACATGTGGAACGTTATGCGGTTACTAATAAGTAGACTTTCAAATAACCTACTATATTTGGTGTGTAATATAAGAAAGCAATATATCTATGAAAACCTGGATGTTATAGCCCTAATTCATCCACTTTCATTCTTATTTACATGTCAGAAAAAAGGCCATGGCCTTGTGGGCCTACATAGCATCCCATTTTGAACTGAATGTTGTAACAGCTTTATATTGCACCCTGTggataaacttttttttacatgcccCTCTCTTTCGGTCTATCcctctccagctcctcctcctaCTCTGTTTGGGTAAATTTTGAGTGTTCAGTCTAGTGCAAAGGCCAGTAAGAGGATAACACAGGGTCCCAATTATTTACCAGTGGTGTAATTATTTACCCAGCCAGACGCAGAGAGGGGCACCTTCTGGTGATCCTGCTAGCTGTGACACAACAGTTAGAGTTACAGAGTGCATATTCCACACAAATCCAACCAAAGTCTGAgagataaatgtgttttttaccCCACACTTGTACACAGATCAAATCTAACCTGACCTCTCTCAGCTGGATCTCAGACACAATTTGCATTTCTAAACAACTGAAGTTGAATAACTTTCTATTCTACCTAACTATCCTGTGTGGGTAAAAACTTTTGAGCCCATTGTGTGACATTTCATTTTGTAGAATGGAGACAAGAAAAACATCTGAAACAAGAAAGCACAACAAACAGAACAAAGTCTGAAATTACCATAAATGCTTACTTTACACTTTGCATGTATGATGCTTATGTACACTAGACAATGAGATTGAGGCATTTTCTGTGGtgtttgtagtgtgtgtatTGGTGGTTGGttgggtgttgtgtgtgtgtgtgtgtgtgtgtgtgtgtgtgtgtgtgtgtgtgtgtgtgtgtgtgtgtgtgtgtgtgccgccCCTTCAACCTCTGAGAGAGCAGATTGGCTCTCTGAGAGGAGACTCCTCTTTACAAACGCAATGCTGCTGTAACTGAATGctcaaacaaaatcaacaaaccacTTGCAAACTGACATGAACCGGTTCTAAGCTGCCAAGTGGACATCCTCCCTTTTCTACAAGTGTCAGGTTATTTGGATCTAGACCAGGAAtgagacacaaaaaaatagtTCTGGTGGCTCCAAACTGTAACAAAATAACACATGCATTGATGAGTCTTTGTGACTGACGAGAATTTTCTTAAATTTAAATTTCTTAAAAACACTGACACTTGAAGCTTGGACACTGATGATAAAATCATTTCATGTCAtgatttttattgtatatttccTTAAAGTCTCCTCCAAACAGGGGGAAGGCTTTGACATCCACCTGTTCAGAAGCTATTTGAGTATTTTCTAATTTTGAAAGTTTCAAACGTTTAAAACcttgaaatgcaaaatatttgCATAAGTTAACCATAAATCTGCAAtatataacactttttttttttgtgcctcgTTTTGCCAACTCTAAAGGTCACAAGCTGTAAGGGGAGGCACACCGCCCCTGGCCAAAAGGTCAAAGACCTGTTTGTTTTATATCTTCACCTAAAACTCACCGTCACAATCAGTCTCTCCGTCTGTCAGTGGTGATAACACTCGGTGCAGGCTTCTCGGGAACCAAAACACCAGCTGTGATGCAGCGGGCTTTGTTTAGCCGGAGCGCGCTGCTCGCCCAGCCGGTAGCAGCGGCCGTCGACAGTCTTCTGGCCGCGAGGAGCGCGCCTCTGCTGCAGCGCCTGGACCGCTCCATTTCCTCCGCCACCATCCCGCCGCCAACATGCATTCTCCGGCCGCTGGAAGCTCCACTGCGTTACCTGTTTGGACCTGGACCCTCAAACGTTCCTCCACGTATTTTAGCCGCACAGGGCAGGCCGATAATTGGTCACATGCATCCAGAAATGTTTGAGGTAAACGCTTTGTTTTAAACTCAAATAGACTGATATTAGTCTATATATACAATTATAATTACTTGGAAATAAGCAtgtttacaaaaatacaaaactttAGTACAATTTGGAGGCGCAGTTGCATTTTGTCTTCTGGCTAATCTCAGTCTAGTAAGTTTAGAATAGTATTGTTAACTTGTAAGTGTTAACTGTGGTATAATTCATTTTGGTAGAGTAGCCTAAAATTGTTTGAAAATTATTTTTCCACCACTGAGGTGTGGGTTTTATTGGACTAAATTCAACTTAAACATTTGTGATACACCAGTTATCCATGTTAAAACTCAATACAAGTTCAACTTTGTTTTAGATTTAATCATAAACAGaccaatataaaaatatttgcatttgcatCAATAGTTTGTGCGGAATTACGCATAGGCCACGTATATATGGTAACAATAGCTGACAAACTAGGCTATAAAGTGGTTTGAcgtttttattgtatttctcAGATCATGAATGACATCAAGAGAGGGATCCAGTACATCTTTCAGACAGATAACAACATGACTATAGCTATGAGTGGCTCCGGGCACGCGGCCATGGAGTGCGCGGTGTTCAATACGGTGGAGCCCGGAGAGAGCGTGCTCGTTGCCATTAACGGAATCTGGGGAGAGCGCGTTGCAGAAATTGCAGAAAGAATGGGTACGTCTTTACGCACGGTTTTACGCACGCATCCAACGAAAATAAACTACTACATTTACACTGATTGTGTATTATATTATCATGCCATTAatctatatgtctgtctgtctgtctgtctcaaatgtttttttttatctttaggTGCCAATGTACATAGAATGGTAAAAACACCTGGAGGATATTTCAGCAATAAGGAAATTGAACAGGTAGGCAGTTCATACCTTACTAAATCTacatcaaaaacaaataaaaaatatggtCAGTCCAAATGTCTGAACTATTATGACATGACTGAGAAATATAATCATCTACACAGTCAGTAACAAGAACACATATCTGATTAAACTCTATTGTATGTCTTTCTATAGGCTGTAGAAAAACACAAGCCTGTCCTGTTTTTCCTCACACATGGAGAGTCTTCCGCTGGCCTCTGTCATCCAGTAGACGGCATTGGAGACATCTGCAGAAAGTGAGCCTCCTAAAGTATCTGCCTCAAGCACTTCGTACAAAACGGTTTCATACAATTACCAAATACAATGTCATCTTCCTCACTGTTCTCTCCCACAGACATAACTGCCTCTTCCTTGTTGACACAGTCGCATCTCTTGGTGCAGCACCAATTTTTATGGACAAGCAAAGTAAGACGATTAATGAATAACGATGGCTACCTGCTACCATGTGCTTGCGTGTGGTATAATCTGCCTCTCATTGTGCTCCTAGATATTGACATCCTGTACACTGGCTCTCAGAAGGCTCTGAATGCACCTCCTGGCACAGCACCTATCTCCTTTAATGACAGAGCATGGTGAGTAGGGACTGTGCATGTTTTCATATACAAGTCCTAAATTGTTACAACCGCATACAAAAATCAGACCAAGCAAtcatctctttgtctctttattACCCCTCACAGCCACAAGATGTTTAACAGGAAAACAAAACCTGTATCCTACCTCTTTGATATGACTCATTTGTCCAACTACTGGGGTTGTGATGGCCAACCAGCCAGAGTGTAAGTCCATTACAGCCAACTGATTTCATCCTCTCTCTTCATACCACCTTAATCTCGCTTAAACTCTGTTAGAACTAGACTAAAAAACATTAGATGTTTAAATTCTTGGCTATTATTATTCAAGCtttggaaaagaaagaaattgatGGATGTCATTGTGCTGGATATTTAATCATGCTTGCTCTGGGTTTTAGATACCACCACACTGGTCCAGTGTCTGGATTCTTCGCCCTGAGAGAGAGTCTGGCAGTTATTGCTGAGAAGGTCGGGGATAATTTCACAACTTTTTCTAGATACTTTACTGAAAGACATTTACAACTTCTAGAGTAACAATTCAATTATTTACATTAACATTTGTCAAAACCTTCCTAATACAACTGGTACATAATGTGGGCCGTGCTGGGGGCACACTCTTGATTTTGTTTTGGCTCCATTTATGCCAATCACTTTTACTGTCAGCAATATGGCAACGTCTTTGTTCAAAACACCATTGAATCGCGAGGAAGTGTTGAAAATGAAACATAGCTCTCTGAGTTTGCCTCTATAATAGTGTAGTAGTTTTGAGTGGGCACAGCCAACATCTAACTTTCTCACTTACCTCCATCGATCTTTGTCTCCCTCTAGGGGCTGGAGGAGTCCTGGAAGAAACACAAGGAGGTGGCAGCCTACCTATACAGAGGACTGGAGGACTTGGGCCTCAAGCTCTTCATCCCTGAACGGGTGAGACagacataaaacaaaacaacatgcttGGTGTTTTGTGCACAAGGACAACAAAGAGATTATCTACAAGAGACACAACACAATGGATAAACACtagaagaatatatatatatatatatatatattacagtatgtaGCCCTGTATATACAGGACTGTTTGTGTTGCACTACAACTGACCAGAGTTATTGTGTTGCCCTGTTATGACATGTCCTGCAGGAGTTGAGGCTCCCCTCCGTCACCACCATTGCCATTCCGGACGGCTACAACTGGAAGGAGTTGCTGGCCTATATCATGAAAAACCATCAGATGGAGATGACTGGAGGCCTAGGCCCTTCCATCGGCATGGTGGGTTGCTGCTGGTATTACAGCCCTGTACAGTGGAGAAACATATGCCTTTAACATTTTGGTCATCAGCTATTATAGATGTGACCATCAGTCTCAGCATTTTAGCAGCAGAGGGTGATGTTTTCAAAAGagaattattactattaattataatattgatatattaataaaataaacccTTAACAAATGGAGCTAGTCCTGGATAGAATAATGTGTTTCTATAAGAAATAATAGCCAACTTCATTCCCACTATAGCAATTCAcataaattaactaattaaacCAGACATCCAATTTCAACCGTTACAGCAAGAGCAACATCATCACTTTGATAGTTACAGCTTTCTGAATCATGCTGTTACGTCACGGCAGGCTCTGATGCACTGTCTACCTCTCTTTTCACTAGGTGATGAGGATCGGATTGATGGGATACAACTGCGAGAAGATTAATGCAGACATGGCACTACATGCCCTGGCGGATGCTCTCAAGAACTGCAAAAAGAGCAAGGCTTAAGACACCTGATTCCCTGCCCACCCACCCTGTACTTATTCATTAggaaataaaaagtaaacacTCAGTGACCCCCAACATGCGGACCCCTGGAACAGTACATAAAGTTCAGGAATCTTTCTGTGATTTTATAAAACCTATAACGCCATGTGCCTTTCTTGTATAAGTAGGACAGTTTTGAAATACAGGAGCAGATATTGTTATATGGTCCATGCTAAGTGCACTGAAATATGTCAATAAAGTGTGCTTTAATTTATCAAACACTTCTTCTGCCTCAATGTGTGATAACAGTAAAGGATTTCAGAAATAGCTCCAAAAGTCTATAGGTTTGCTTGAAGTTCCGAACTACATTACCCAAGATTCCCTACTGTGAGTGGCCGTATAATAAGTCACAGTAGCTCAACACTGTCGCAGTGTACTATTCATTTAACGTTAGTGACATTTAATCTTTTACTTCTGCCTGATTTTCTCCAGCTTGACTGCAGTTTTTTTAATGGCGTGTCCTGACAATCACACAGGTAGGATGTTGgttactttttaaataaaaaacaaacattgaatCGATATCAACTGTACTAGCTACAATGTCGCAGTGACCACAGGCTCAATTAAAACGCATTTAGTAGCTTTTAGCTAAATAATTTATTGAAATATGGGTCCTTTTAACACATAAACTCAAGCTTACCCTTGACTGTTCGGGAGTTTAATTTAACCTAATGTTATCTTTGAAAACGATAGTAACGTAAGCTAACTTTAGCTTCCATGATAGGAAACAAATTGCAACCACCACCGGGACAAAGTTGAGCTGTTCGTAATTAGTGACTTTTGAATATCAAAATGAGTGTTCATTTGTGTAATCGTCTTATTGATACTTAACGTTGCTGTGATAACTGCGTCTTGTTTGCAAATTGAGTGCGATATAAAACAGTCACCTTCCTCTGTATTTAGCCAGAGTCGTCTTCTTCTGCCTTATTTCGACCAAACCGTAGCACTACTGCCACCTACTGTTAAAAGTAGAGATAAGCAATCATAGTGCATTTTGATTTTAGACCCTCTGGTGCCTCGATCCACCATTTCCTTACCTCCCTGctgcatacatacatgtatacatacatacatacatattctgtacatacatacactgtacatacatacatacccgtGAGATTTACAGTTACACTTTAGTCAGAATACAATAAGATACGTTTTACTCTGAATTATATAAAATTATCTATTCTTTGATAGTACAAGTTCAAACTCTGTGTTAATAATATCAATGTATTAAATATATTTCTTGGTGTTGGATCAAATCTGTGGTTTCACCCATCACAACCTCATATGGAATTTTTCATGATAatgcattaaaaactgtttgtgtgtgtatttttgccaTCAGTGGAGTTGAACCCAGCCCTCCTCCCTCTAGACTGGCTTCTAGGTAGCTGGGAGTCAGATGAACCTGGAGAGGGATGTTTTACCTCCATAAAACCTTTCCGCTACATAGAGACACTGAACTTCAGCCATGTGGGACAACCAGTCATCAACTTCACGTAGGTTACTCTGTGAGCAATCAGACTTGAAAGATTAACACCAaggttgaaaaacagtttccatgCTCTCTGTGGTTGAAAGTTTTCACGTGTGACCTACACCCAGCATCACTGATGGGTAAAATACCAGACCAAACAATCTACCAGCAGGAAATTTGCATCATGTGGACAGACTTCATCTTCAGTCTTCTGCTGATTCCTCGCTCTTTACTGTGTTTTACAGGTTCAATGCCTTCCATGCAGAGACCAAGAAGCCCCTGCACAGGGAGTGTGGCTTCATTCGAATGCAGCCGGGGGCCCTCAGAGTAGCGTTCATCATCGCACAAAACTCAGGTAGTTACATTCATGTCGCTGGAGGTCCTCGTTTTTGAAAATGATGCTCCTGCTTGTATTTCTGGAATATGTTATCATTTTGAAAGGATCTTCTAGATGTGCAGAGGCTGGATATGTAAAGGATTGTTGGACGCTTAATACGAACATACAAAATGTATCTCCCAACCTATTTTTTTGCATTCATTAAATAAGATGTGACTCAGAGCCATTGTGAAAGCATATTCCAGACATATGCAAAAACATGAATACGGTACTTGGCAATTACACTCCaagtttgttttactttttgctgtcttttgttttgcatttaaaGGTAATAAATGATTCTCAAATTATTAACACGGTTTTAAAACAATTTCCATTGTAACATTTAGCTCATTGCTTTGATAAAATATAGGTCATTTTTTGTTACcagtttaaaattaaattgcGTATATGAGTTTTTTAATGGTTAACTTACTGTCTTGTctacacgaacacacacacttcacacatgTTTTGagtccagtgtgtgtttgtgtgcaggtcTGGTGGAGATTGAGGAGGGAGAGCTGACAGCGCAGCGGCTGAACCTGCAGAGCCAGGCTCTGGCCAGAGTCTCTTTCGCCAGAGAGCCGCATGTACAGAAGGTAAAACTGGTTCTCTGATCATGCACTcattgttaatattaatggctTAATTTAGTCGCTAAAATCAAATCTATGTAACATTACTGCCCACACAGTCCACAAAGCTGCACCGGAACATTTCTCCGGAACTtattttagtcaataaaatatttttgctCCTTTTGTGTACGTGAACTCGCCTGCTCTCTTCCATCTTTCAGATTTCTAGAGTGATTCAGCTCCGACCAGATGGGAGGCTGGAGCAGAcagtttccatggcaacagacAACCAGCCAATGATGCAGCATTTGCACATTATCTACCGTCGGTCGTCTTGACCCAACAGGCTGTGAGGCTTCGTTTACATAGAAATACTTTGGTCAGGAAAGATAAATGTTGCTTAAAAAAGGGGCTTAAGCACTAATCATGGTTTAGTTAAATAATCATATAAACAGTTTGAGTTATGGTGTACTATTGTatttatacattacatacagtaaTAACTAGGCGTTGTTTATGCACTACAGTGAGACAGAAATATAGTTAATGttactgttaaataaaaaatgaaaagggagttttcttgtaaacaaacaaaagttatgtttacattaagcaaagtcttgcatagccagacctaaagaacggcacagaagtcattcttaaaaaaggaagatgtgttcggaatTTTGCTGACCGGATATGGAAAAAGTTtgatctatcaactagcttcgctaccttcttcgttgctctgcctggttgtagcgcgatcctattacgtgcagagggaatttgaaagacaaccgttttatcccacccctcggattgagctccatCAATGgagagttcccagacccaacatcttgatgtgggtctggcttgttaggctagcataaaaaatgaaagaaatgtttAAGTTAGGCTAGCATATTGCTGCAATTTCCACGAATCACCACCAGCTGTAGATCGG
It encodes the following:
- the LOC114566090 gene encoding serine--pyruvate aminotransferase; this encodes MQRALFSRSALLAQPVAAAVDSLLAARSAPLLQRLDRSISSATIPPPTCILRPLEAPLRYLFGPGPSNVPPRILAAQGRPIIGHMHPEMFEIMNDIKRGIQYIFQTDNNMTIAMSGSGHAAMECAVFNTVEPGESVLVAINGIWGERVAEIAERMGANVHRMVKTPGGYFSNKEIEQAVEKHKPVLFFLTHGESSAGLCHPVDGIGDICRKHNCLFLVDTVASLGAAPIFMDKQNIDILYTGSQKALNAPPGTAPISFNDRACHKMFNRKTKPVSYLFDMTHLSNYWGCDGQPARVYHHTGPVSGFFALRESLAVIAEKGLEESWKKHKEVAAYLYRGLEDLGLKLFIPERELRLPSVTTIAIPDGYNWKELLAYIMKNHQMEMTGGLGPSIGMVMRIGLMGYNCEKINADMALHALADALKNCKKSKA
- the thap4 gene encoding peroxynitrite isomerase THAP4 → MACPDNHTVELNPALLPLDWLLGSWESDEPGEGCFTSIKPFRYIETLNFSHVGQPVINFTFNAFHAETKKPLHRECGFIRMQPGALRVAFIIAQNSGLVEIEEGELTAQRLNLQSQALARVSFAREPHVQKISRVIQLRPDGRLEQTVSMATDNQPMMQHLHIIYRRSS